Part of the bacterium genome, TAGCGGCCGCAGGGTGCGCGACTGCGCCGCCGGTCACGGGGCCGTCCACCCGGGAGTCCACTCCCGCCGCGGAGTACGGGTACCGGAAGCCGGCGCAGGCGGCTCCGATCGTATCGAAGGGACCGAAAAAGCGGGTGGCCGTCGTCAAGTTCCAGGACAAGAGCGCCTACGGCCGCGGCCGCCTGGGCAGCGCCATCCAGGACATCCTCACCACCGAGCTCGCGCGCTCCGGCCAGTTCATCATGGTGACGCGGCAGGACCTCGACCTGCTTCTCGACGAGCAGGACCTGGCCAAGAGCGGGACGATCAAGGCGGGGACGGGGGCGAAGTCCGGCGAGGTGCTGGGCGTCAACGCGATCGTGACCGGCGTCGTTTCCCAGTTCGGCGTCAAGCAGAAGTCGGCCACCTATCTCGTGGGGGCGAGCAAGACGCAGACGGCGGAGGCGACCGTGGACGTGCGGGTGGTCGACGCCACGACCGGGCGGATCATCTACGCGGAGAGCGGGACCGGCGTCCACGAGACCTCCTCCACGGAGGTCCTCGGGATCGGCGGCCGGACCGGGTACGACGAGACGATGGAGGGGAAGGCGTTCCGCGCGGCGGTTTCGAAGTTCATCGACAACCTGATCTCGAAGATGGCGTCGATGGAGTGGACCGGCAAGGTCGCCTCGGTGGAAGGCGGGGAGGTCACGGTGAACGCGGGGAAGAAGACCGGGCTCGTCATCGGCGACCGCCTGCGGGTCTTCGGGGAAGGGCGTGAGGTGATCGATCCCGACACCAAGGTGTCCCTCGGCCGCCGTCCCGGCGCCGAGAAGGGCGAGATCGAGATCGTCGACTTCTTCGGCGAGGACGCCGCGATCGGCAAGGTGACCCGGGGGAAGGGATTCGCCGTCAACGACATCGTCCGGTTCGGGAAATAGGGGGAGGCGGCCATGAGGAGATCGATCGCGCGTTCCGTCCCGGTCCTGTCGCTCGCCGTCATGCTGCTTGCCGCCGCCGTCCTGTCCGGAGGGTGCTACCCGAAGAGCCAGGTCTACGGGGTGGGGAACGAGGCAGGGCTGGTCTTCAACGTGAATCCGCCGGAGGCGGAAGTGGTCCTCGACGGGGTGGCGCAGGGGCCCGCGTCGGGCTTCACGGAAGACCGGTACCTGAAGGTGTCCGCGGGAAAGCACGTTCTCGAACTGCGTTTCCCCGGGTACGAGACGTACACCCGGGAGTTCTACATGGCGAATTCGCTGCTCCGGATCGAGGAGCGATTGATCAAGCGGTAGGCGGCAAGGTGGGGCGGGCCGCTTCCTGCCGCCCCACCGGGACCTCCTCCCCGTCCCGCAAAGGGGCCCCGTCGGAAAAACGGGACGCTACGTGGCACAATCCTCCGCCGCTGCAGGCATCCTCCAGCCGGTGCCGGCATCCGTCGCACTCCACGAAAACGCCGGCCGCTTCGGACCGTATCTCATCGCGCATCCGGACGAAATGGGAGGCGATCTCCGCCATCGAATCGAATTCGAGCAGGGATCTTCTCCGGTAGCGCGAGAGAGGAAGGCAATGGAACAGGTCCATGTCCGGCGAGATGTCGACGGCCGGACTGCAGCGGAATACCGCACGGCACGAGAAACGCCGCAGCCAGTCCAATTCCCGGTCGGAGAAGCTGCAGCGGGTGAAACCGCAATCGAGGCCCGGCATTACGCGGTGGCCTTCGAATGTCGCGCGATAGGTGAAAAGCCGCTCGACGACCCGGCGCATGTCCCGCGACCGCACGAAGGCGGACTTTCCCCCCGGGGTCGGATGCGCGATGCCGAGCCGCAGGAATCTCCTCAGCCCGTAGGCCCGGATCAACTCGAAAAGGAACTCCAGGGTGAAATCAGGGCGGTAGATATTGAAGCCGGGCGTGATCAACGGCCCCATCGATGAAAGGAACTCCCGCAGCCGCGCCTCTCCGGAGGATGTCGGCGGGGTGAGGATCGGGTCGTTGAGGTTGCATACGATGTTGAAGCGGTCGGGCGGGGCATCCTTCAGGCGACGGCCGAATTCATCGAGGACGGATGCGTCGAGAAGGCCGTTCGAGAAGAGCGTCACGTCGAAGCCGCGGTCCAGCAGATAAAGGATGAATTCGACGCACTGGGGATGGAGTGTCGGCTCGCCGCCGACCAACGAAATGTCCCTGTTCCCGTTTGCCCAGAGGAAATCGGCGATGTAGATCAGGTTTTCGCGGGTGATCCGGTCGCCTGCCTTGCGCGATATCTCCGGTTCGGCAAAGCAGTACGGGCAGGTGCGGTTGCACTCGGTGTTGAGCAGGATATTCGCCATGCGGCCTGCCTCGACTTCGGACTCGCCGAAGTAACCCCGGATACATATTCGGAAGGTTCGTGCCCGGCTTCTGTTTACCCCCGGTCGGTTGATTCCCGCTGGAATGGAGTCATCGTATCACTCTCCGTACCGTTATTCACGGATTTCGATCCCGCTCCGTCGCACGGCAACGGGGGTGAGAGCGCGGTGCGGGCTACTTCCTGCCGCCCCACCAGCTTTTAAGGCGGTCGGCGATCACCTTCTCGTGGCCCGCCTCGGAAGGCTCGTAATATTTCCGGCGGCCGAGCGTCTCGGGGAAGTAGTTTTCCGGGACGAAAGCGTCGGCGAAATCGTGCGGGTACTTGTACTCCTTTCCGTACCCGAGATCCTTCATCATCCGCGTGGGGGCGTTTCGCAGGTGCAGCGGCACCGGGGCGGCCCCCTCCGTTTCCGCGTCCCTCACGGCCTTCTGCCAGGCGGTGTAGACCCGGTTGCTCTTCGGGGCGGTGGCCAGGTACACCGCCGCCTGCGCGAGCGCCAGCTCCCCCTCGGGGCTTCCGAGCCGTTCATACGTTTCGGCGGCCGCGACCGTCATCTGCAGCGCCCCCGGCGCCGCGTTGCCGATGTCCTCCGAGGCGAACCGGATCATCCGCCGTGCGACGTAGAGCGGGTCCTCTCCCGCGGAGAGCATCCGCGCCAGCCAGTAGAGGGCGGCGTCCGGGTCCGACCCCCGCAGGCTCTTGTGCAGGGCGGAGATCAGGTTGTAATGCTCCTCCCCGTCCTTGTCGTAGAGGAGGCCTTTTTTCCGAAGCGCCTCCTCCGCCGTCTCCATGTCGACCGCCGCGAGCCCCTTGTGGAGCGCGATCGCCACCGCCGCCTCCAGCGCGTTCAGCGCCACCCGGGCGTCGCCGTCCGCCACCGCGACGATGTGGCGCAGCGCCTCCGGGGCGAGGAACGCCTCCGGTTTCCCCAATCCCCGGTCCGGGTCGATCAGCGCCCGCCGGAGGATCGTCTCGAGGTGCGACGGGAGCAGGGGAGTCAGGACCAGCACGCGGCAGCGGGAAAGGAGCGCATTGCGGATCTCGAAGGACGGGTTCTCCGTGGTGGTCCCGAACAGGGTGACGGTGCCCTCTTCGACGAACGGCAGCAGGGCGTCCTGCTGCGCCTTGTTCCACCGGTGGATCTCGTCGATGAAGAGGATGGCGGGGCGGGATGCCGCCGGACCGCCGCCGGCGCGCGTGCGCTTCAACTCGGCCAGCGCCTCGCGGATCTCCTTGATCCCCGACAGGACGGCGGAATAGGGAAGGAAGACGGCGTCCGTTTCCGCCGCGAGGATCCGGGCGAGGGTCGTTTTCCCCGATCCCGGCGGTCCCCAGAAGATGAGCGAGGGCAGGGGGCGCGCGGACAGGATCGAGGAAAGGAACTTCCCCTCCCCCAGCAATTCCTCCTGCCCGACGAAGTCGGACAGGACGGCGGGACGCATCCGGTCGGCGAGGGGCGCGATCATCACCTTTCCCTTTTTCTTCCGATATATTATCCTACCACCTGATGAAGGTCGCCGGAATCATCGCCAAGCACACCGACCCGCGTGCCGAGTCCATCGTATCGGATCTTTGCCGCTGGCTGGAGGAGCACGGGAAGGGCGTCGTGCTCGACCGCGAGACGGCGAGCCTGATCGGCCGCCCGGACTCCGTCGTCCGCTCGAAAATCCCGGAACATTGCGACTTCCTGATCGTGATCGGCGGGGACGGCACGCTTCTTTCCGCCGCGCGCGTCGTCGGGACCACCGGGAAGCCGATCCTCGGCGTCAACATGGGGTCGCTGGGCTTCATGACGGCGGTCACCCTCGAAGAGCTCTACCCCGCGCTGGAGCGGATCTTCCGGTTCGACTTCGATTACGAAGAGCGGATGATGCTGGTCGCGCACGTCCACCGGCTGGGCGAGCGGGTCGCCAACTACACGGTGCTGAACGACGTGGTGATCAACAAGGGGGCGCTCGCCAAGATCATCGACATCAAGGTGACGGTCGGCGATATGTACCTCTCCACCTTCAAGGCGGACGGGTTGATCATCTGCACCCCCACCGGTTCCACCGGGTACTCCCTCGCGGCGCAGGGGCCGATCATCTACCCCACCATGAACACGATCCTCATCACCCCGATCTGCCCCCACACCCTGACCTTCCGTCCCCTCGTCGTGCCCGACGGGCTGATCGTCTGCTCGGAACTGTGCTCGAAGGAGACCGACGTCTTCCTGACCATCGACGGGCAGGTGGGATTCGGACTGCGCCAGGGGGACGTGATCGAAGTGAAGAAGGCCGAGGCGCCGTTGCGGTTCTTCCGCTCGCCCTTCCGGGATTACTTCACCGTCCTGCGCACCAAGCTGAAGTGGGGAGAACGGTGACCGTCCCCCCGCGATGCTGATCGAGCTCACCGTCCGCAACCTGGCCATCTTCGAGGACGTCCGCGTCCCGTTTTCCGCGGGTCTCAACGTGGTCACGGGGGAGACGGGCGCGGGGAAGTCCCTCCTGGTCGAGGCGATCCGCCTCGCCCTCGGCGAGAAGGCCGATCCGGTGGCGGTCCGGACCGGGGAGCCCGAGGCCGAAGTGTCCGCGCTGTTCGACCTCTCCCGTCGCGACGACCTGCGGGACGCGTGGGAGGACGCCGGCCTGCCGTGGGAGGAGGAGGTCGTGCTGCGGCGCGTCCTCCCGGCCACCGGCCGGAGCCGCGCCTACCTGAACGGCCGTTCCGTGGCCCAGCCCGTATTGGCGGCGCTCTCCCCGTTTCTCCTCACGATGGTCGGACAGCACAGCGTGCCGGAGCTTCTGTCCCGCGCCGCGGCGCTCTCGGCGGTCGACGATTTCGCCGGGACCGGGGCGCTCTCCTCGGAGATGCGGAAGCGGTACCGCCGGGTGGCGGCGCTGCGCCGGCAGGCCGCGGAGGCGGCGGACCGCGGGGCGGGCGCCCGGAGCCGGACGGAGACCCTCGACTTCGAGATCGGTGAGCTGTCGAAGGCGGCGCTTGTCCCCGGCGAGGAGGAGGAGCTCGCCGCGGACCTTTCGCTGCTGCGCAATGCGGCCAAGGTGCGCGAGGCGCTCCAGGCGGCGGACGACGCGATGGCATCCTCGGAGAACGCCGCGCTCGTCTCGTTGGCGTTCGCCCTCGCGCGCCTGCGGGAGGCGGCCGCGATCGACCCGCGGATCGTGGAGGCCTCCGAGCGGCTTCGCTCCGCGCGCGAGGAGTTGCAGGATCTCTCCCGGGAGATCGCTTCCCTTGCGGCCAGGGTGACGGAGGATCCCGAGCGGCGTGAGCGCGTCGAGGAGAGGCTGAGCGCGATCCGCCGCCTCAAGCGGAAGTACGGCAAGGAAGTTCCCGAGCTCGTTTCCCACCTCGAATCCCTCCGGTCGGATCGCGATGCGCTGGCCGGGGCGCTCGAAGAGGAGGCGCGGCTGCGAATGGAGCTCGGCGTCGAGGAGGAGGGCGCGGTCGCGGCGGCGAGGAAACTCTCGGCGGCGCGCCGGAAGGCGGCGGCGTCGATGGGACCGGCGGTGGAAAAGGAGCTGGCGCGGGTCGCCCTCGCCGGATCCCGTTTCCGGGCCGAGGTTTCCTCCCGCGAGGCGCTCCCCGCGGCGCTTTCGGCGTCGGGGATCGACGAGGCCGAGCTTCTCTTCTCCGCGAACCCCGGCCAGGAGCTGCGGCCGCTCGCGCAGACCGCCTCGGGCGGGGAGCTCTCCCGGGTGATGCTTTCCCTGCGGAACGCCGCCTCCCGGGGAGGGGCAGGCAAGACGCTCGTGTTCGACGAGATCGACACGGGGATCGGGGGCCAGGTGGCCGAGCGCGTCGGGGCGCGCCTGAAAAGCCTTTCCGTCTCCGCGCAGGTCGTCTGCGTGACGCACCTGCCGCAGGTCGCGGCCTTCGCGGACCACCATCTCCAGGTCGTGAAGAAGGCGGCGGCCGGAACGGTCGCCACCGGCGTGAAACCGCTGTCGAAACAGGATAGGATAGGAGAATTGGCCCGGATGATCTCGGGAGCGGAGATCACGGAGAAAGCGAAGGCGCACGCGAAGACGCTGATCGAGAAGGCGGCGGGGGAATGATCCGGAAAGCGAGGATGTCGGATGTCAAGGGGATCCACCAGCTGATCGCCGAGTACGCGCGGAAGGGCGACATGCTGCCGCGGTCCCTCGCCGACATCTACGAAAACCTGCGGGATTACTTCGTCTTCGAGGAGGACGACGGGACACTGGTCGGCTCCGCGGCGATCCACATCATGTGGGAGGACCTGGCGGAGGTGCGCTCCCTCGCCGTCCGCGAGGGAAAGATGCGCCGCGGCATCGGGACGCAGCTGGTGGAGTCGTGCATCTCCGAGGCGATCGTCCTCGGGATCGGGCGTGTCTTCGCGTTGACGTACAAGCCGGATTTCTTCGAGAAGCTCGGGTTCCACATCGTGGACAAGGCCGAACTTCCCCAGAAGATCTGGACCGATTGCCTGAAGTGCTCCAAGTTCCCCGACTGCGACGAGGTTGCGCTGGTCGCCGACTTCTCGGGGATGCGGCGTGTCTGATCCGCGGTTCGACGCCATCCTGCGCGAAGTTGCCGGGCGGGGCGGGGGCGATGCCGAGTTGTGCGTGACTCGCACGCGGGATCGCCGGTACGAGGCGCGCGAGGGAAGGCTCGACGGGATCGCGCTGGCGGACACCCTCGCCCTGGGATTGCGCGTTTTTCGCCCCGGACGGATGGGGTTCTCCTACGGGTTCCGGGGCGACGCGGCCGACCTGGCCCGGATGGTGGAAGAGGCCTTCTTCTGCGCGGACGCATCCGACCCGGATGCTGCGTACGGCCTGCCGGACGCGGCGGGACCGGCGGCGGACCTCCCGCTGTACGACCCCTCCGTCGAGACGGTCCCGGAAGGGGAGAAGGGGGAGTTCGCCCGCTCCCTCGAGACGAAGGTCCTCGAGGCGGACCCTCGGGTCAAGCGCGTGCGCACGGCGCTGCTGCGCGAGACGGTATCCACCGTGTCCCTGTTCCATTCCCGGGGATTCGCGGCGACGAGGCGGGAGTCCCTCTGCTCGGCCCACGTGGAGACGGTGGTCGAGGAGAAGGGCGAGGGGCAGACCGGGTACGGGTTCGGCGCCGCCCGGTCGATACGGGGACTGGACGCGTCGGCGATCGCCGGGGAGGGCGCGGCACGGGCGCTGCGGATGCTCGGGGCGGTCCGTCCAGGGACAGGGGAATACAAGGCGGTCCTGGAAAACGGTGCGGCGGCCGAGCTGCTCGAGGTGCTGATCCCGTCGTTCCTCTCCTCGCAGGTCGCCAAGGGGAAGTCGATGTTCGCAGGAAAGGTCGGAAAGAAGGTGGCGTCGGGTGCGGTCACGATCGAGGACGATCCGCTGGATCCCGGCGGGTCCGGCGCCGAGCCGTTCGACGCCGAGGGTACGCCGACGCGGCGGCGGGAGCTGATCGCGAAGGGCGAGCTGCGCGGATTCCTCGCGGACGCGTTCTGGGGCAGGAAGATCGGGACGGGATCGACCGGCGCGTGCCGCCGTCCGGGGCTAAAAGCACCTCCGACGGTCGGGATCTCCAACCTGCGCATCTCCCCCGGCGGGCGTCCTCCGTCCGCGCTGTTCGAAGCCGTGGGGAACGGCATCCTTCTCACGGAGTTCCTCGGGATCCACACGGCGGACCCCGTTTCGGGGGATTTCTCCGTGG contains:
- a CDS encoding CsgG/HfaB family protein; its protein translation is MRNRLLLGGILFLGVAAAGCATAPPVTGPSTRESTPAAEYGYRKPAQAAPIVSKGPKKRVAVVKFQDKSAYGRGRLGSAIQDILTTELARSGQFIMVTRQDLDLLLDEQDLAKSGTIKAGTGAKSGEVLGVNAIVTGVVSQFGVKQKSATYLVGASKTQTAEATVDVRVVDATTGRIIYAESGTGVHETSSTEVLGIGGRTGYDETMEGKAFRAAVSKFIDNLISKMASMEWTGKVASVEGGEVTVNAGKKTGLVIGDRLRVFGEGREVIDPDTKVSLGRRPGAEKGEIEIVDFFGEDAAIGKVTRGKGFAVNDIVRFGK
- a CDS encoding PEGA domain-containing protein, which produces MRRSIARSVPVLSLAVMLLAAAVLSGGCYPKSQVYGVGNEAGLVFNVNPPEAEVVLDGVAQGPASGFTEDRYLKVSAGKHVLELRFPGYETYTREFYMANSLLRIEERLIKR
- a CDS encoding radical SAM protein — its product is MANILLNTECNRTCPYCFAEPEISRKAGDRITRENLIYIADFLWANGNRDISLVGGEPTLHPQCVEFILYLLDRGFDVTLFSNGLLDASVLDEFGRRLKDAPPDRFNIVCNLNDPILTPPTSSGEARLREFLSSMGPLITPGFNIYRPDFTLEFLFELIRAYGLRRFLRLGIAHPTPGGKSAFVRSRDMRRVVERLFTYRATFEGHRVMPGLDCGFTRCSFSDRELDWLRRFSCRAVFRCSPAVDISPDMDLFHCLPLSRYRRRSLLEFDSMAEIASHFVRMRDEIRSEAAGVFVECDGCRHRLEDACSGGGLCHVASRFSDGAPLRDGEEVPVGRQEAARPTLPPTA
- a CDS encoding replication-associated recombination protein A, which encodes MIAPLADRMRPAVLSDFVGQEELLGEGKFLSSILSARPLPSLIFWGPPGSGKTTLARILAAETDAVFLPYSAVLSGIKEIREALAELKRTRAGGGPAASRPAILFIDEIHRWNKAQQDALLPFVEEGTVTLFGTTTENPSFEIRNALLSRCRVLVLTPLLPSHLETILRRALIDPDRGLGKPEAFLAPEALRHIVAVADGDARVALNALEAAVAIALHKGLAAVDMETAEEALRKKGLLYDKDGEEHYNLISALHKSLRGSDPDAALYWLARMLSAGEDPLYVARRMIRFASEDIGNAAPGALQMTVAAAETYERLGSPEGELALAQAAVYLATAPKSNRVYTAWQKAVRDAETEGAAPVPLHLRNAPTRMMKDLGYGKEYKYPHDFADAFVPENYFPETLGRRKYYEPSEAGHEKVIADRLKSWWGGRK
- a CDS encoding NAD(+)/NADH kinase; its protein translation is MKVAGIIAKHTDPRAESIVSDLCRWLEEHGKGVVLDRETASLIGRPDSVVRSKIPEHCDFLIVIGGDGTLLSAARVVGTTGKPILGVNMGSLGFMTAVTLEELYPALERIFRFDFDYEERMMLVAHVHRLGERVANYTVLNDVVINKGALAKIIDIKVTVGDMYLSTFKADGLIICTPTGSTGYSLAAQGPIIYPTMNTILITPICPHTLTFRPLVVPDGLIVCSELCSKETDVFLTIDGQVGFGLRQGDVIEVKKAEAPLRFFRSPFRDYFTVLRTKLKWGER
- the recN gene encoding DNA repair protein RecN, translated to MLIELTVRNLAIFEDVRVPFSAGLNVVTGETGAGKSLLVEAIRLALGEKADPVAVRTGEPEAEVSALFDLSRRDDLRDAWEDAGLPWEEEVVLRRVLPATGRSRAYLNGRSVAQPVLAALSPFLLTMVGQHSVPELLSRAAALSAVDDFAGTGALSSEMRKRYRRVAALRRQAAEAADRGAGARSRTETLDFEIGELSKAALVPGEEEELAADLSLLRNAAKVREALQAADDAMASSENAALVSLAFALARLREAAAIDPRIVEASERLRSAREELQDLSREIASLAARVTEDPERRERVEERLSAIRRLKRKYGKEVPELVSHLESLRSDRDALAGALEEEARLRMELGVEEEGAVAAARKLSAARRKAAASMGPAVEKELARVALAGSRFRAEVSSREALPAALSASGIDEAELLFSANPGQELRPLAQTASGGELSRVMLSLRNAASRGGAGKTLVFDEIDTGIGGQVAERVGARLKSLSVSAQVVCVTHLPQVAAFADHHLQVVKKAAAGTVATGVKPLSKQDRIGELARMISGAEITEKAKAHAKTLIEKAAGE
- a CDS encoding N-acetyltransferase → MIRKARMSDVKGIHQLIAEYARKGDMLPRSLADIYENLRDYFVFEEDDGTLVGSAAIHIMWEDLAEVRSLAVREGKMRRGIGTQLVESCISEAIVLGIGRVFALTYKPDFFEKLGFHIVDKAELPQKIWTDCLKCSKFPDCDEVALVADFSGMRRV
- a CDS encoding TldD/PmbA family protein gives rise to the protein MSDPRFDAILREVAGRGGGDAELCVTRTRDRRYEAREGRLDGIALADTLALGLRVFRPGRMGFSYGFRGDAADLARMVEEAFFCADASDPDAAYGLPDAAGPAADLPLYDPSVETVPEGEKGEFARSLETKVLEADPRVKRVRTALLRETVSTVSLFHSRGFAATRRESLCSAHVETVVEEKGEGQTGYGFGAARSIRGLDASAIAGEGAARALRMLGAVRPGTGEYKAVLENGAAAELLEVLIPSFLSSQVAKGKSMFAGKVGKKVASGAVTIEDDPLDPGGSGAEPFDAEGTPTRRRELIAKGELRGFLADAFWGRKIGTGSTGACRRPGLKAPPTVGISNLRISPGGRPPSALFEAVGNGILLTEFLGIHTADPVSGDFSVGASGIRIAGGALAEPLHGFAVSGNILGLLEKVEAAGSDFRWFGNVGAPSLLVSAIFVGGE